One Micromonospora sp. FIMYZ51 genomic window carries:
- the rsmH gene encoding 16S rRNA (cytosine(1402)-N(4))-methyltransferase RsmH, translating to MGELRGTHVPVLLERCLELLAPALSRGGRTVHVDATLGLAGHAEAVLQAHPETILVGLDRDTEALAHARVRLARFADRIHLEHAVYDELPEVLDRLGYPTVDGVLFDLGVSSLQLDAPDRGFAYAQDAPLDMRMDQTRGVTAEEVVNTYAHPDLARVLRVYGEEKFAGRIASAIIRDRERARITSSARLAELVRDAIPAPARRTGGHPAKRTFQALRIEVNRELAALETALPAALDRLSVGGRLVVLSYHSLEDRLTKQALADRVRSTGPVDLPVELPGSEPTFRLLSRGAELPGEEEVAANPRAASVRLRAAERIDPQAQRQGRTDRERYRRRVKGMHQPGRGSATGSSRDPGRMPGDTDEEGEGT from the coding sequence ATGGGGGAGCTACGCGGCACGCATGTGCCGGTGCTGCTTGAGCGGTGTCTCGAGCTGTTGGCCCCCGCGCTGAGCCGGGGCGGGCGCACCGTCCACGTCGACGCGACCCTGGGGTTGGCCGGCCACGCCGAGGCGGTGTTGCAGGCCCACCCGGAGACGATCCTGGTCGGACTGGACCGGGACACCGAGGCACTCGCCCACGCGCGGGTGCGGCTGGCCCGGTTCGCCGACCGGATCCACCTGGAGCACGCCGTCTACGACGAGTTGCCCGAGGTGCTCGATCGGCTGGGTTATCCCACGGTGGACGGTGTCCTGTTCGACCTGGGGGTCTCCTCGTTGCAGCTCGACGCGCCCGACCGCGGGTTCGCGTACGCGCAGGACGCGCCGTTGGACATGCGGATGGACCAGACCCGGGGGGTGACCGCCGAGGAGGTGGTCAACACGTACGCCCACCCGGACCTGGCCCGGGTGCTGCGGGTGTACGGGGAGGAGAAGTTCGCCGGGCGGATCGCCTCGGCGATCATCCGGGATCGGGAACGTGCCCGGATCACCTCGTCGGCGCGGTTGGCCGAGTTGGTCCGGGACGCGATTCCGGCCCCAGCCCGACGAACCGGCGGACACCCGGCAAAGAGAACGTTTCAGGCTTTACGGATCGAGGTAAACAGGGAACTGGCAGCGCTGGAAACGGCGTTGCCGGCCGCTCTGGACCGGCTTTCCGTCGGCGGTCGCCTGGTGGTGCTCTCCTACCACTCGCTGGAGGATCGGCTCACCAAACAGGCGCTCGCCGACCGGGTCCGGAGCACCGGTCCGGTCGACCTCCCGGTCGAACTGCCCGGGTCAGAGCCGACGTTCCGGCTGCTCAGCCGGGGCGCGGAGCTGCCTGGGGAGGAGGAGGTCGCCGCGAACCCGCGGGCCGCTTCGGTGCGGCTGCGGGCCGCGGAGCGGATCGACCCCCAGGCTCAGCGGCAGGGGCGTACCGACCGCGAACGGTATCGCCGCCGGGTCAAGGGGATGCACCAACCGGGGAGGGGATCGGCCACCGGATCCAGCAGGGATCCGGGGCGGATGCCGGGGGACACGGACGAAGAGGGGGAGGGAACATGA
- a CDS encoding penicillin-binding protein 2, protein MALFVAIGIRLVVLQTVDTPAYADGGVAERLRTVQLPAPRGAIYDRDGAALAHSVEARYVYADPTQVEDIEATALRLSPLLGVPASKLAEKMQPRKRNGVDSQFAYLARGVDIDRAREIAALDLPGIRTQRDERREVPGGDLAANLLGFTSVDMVGLEGLEARFDDLLHGEDGERTFEMGLGAPIPGGYSRTTQAKPGSSIVLTIDRDLQFMTQRILAEQARQAQASTAAAIVLDVRTGEVLAQASHPTYNAAKPQASEPTDREDAATSFVVDPGSVHKAITFGAALQEGVITEDTSFPVANSVVKGDTPFTDTHFANGRRMSVAGMMAYSSNVGTIEIADKLGQERLIDYQRRFGLGEPTGVGIPGEASGRLLPPEEWSDSSYGSVPIGHSVDATPLQMAAAYAAIANDGTYIQPHLVKETIDPKGKRTAAEPPATRPVLSPENARSLRTLMEAVTTVDRATGLAAAVAGYRVAGKTGTGWRLVDGKKQPGNVASFIGMAPAENPRYVIAVFVHSPGGGGGEVAAPAFRDMMTFTLRHFKVPPSTEPAPKFTVFP, encoded by the coding sequence ATGGCGCTGTTCGTCGCGATCGGCATCCGACTTGTCGTGCTCCAGACGGTCGACACCCCGGCGTACGCCGACGGCGGCGTGGCGGAGCGGCTGCGGACCGTGCAGCTGCCCGCGCCGCGTGGCGCGATCTACGACCGGGACGGTGCGGCCCTGGCGCACAGCGTGGAGGCGCGCTACGTCTACGCCGACCCCACCCAGGTGGAGGACATCGAGGCCACCGCTCTGCGGCTCTCCCCGCTGCTCGGCGTCCCGGCCTCCAAGCTGGCCGAGAAGATGCAACCCCGCAAGCGCAACGGCGTCGACTCGCAGTTCGCGTACCTGGCCCGGGGGGTGGACATCGACCGGGCCCGCGAGATCGCCGCGCTTGATCTGCCCGGCATCCGCACCCAGCGGGACGAGCGGCGCGAGGTGCCCGGCGGCGACCTGGCGGCCAACCTGCTCGGCTTCACAAGCGTCGACATGGTCGGCCTGGAAGGGCTGGAGGCACGCTTCGACGACCTGCTGCACGGTGAGGACGGGGAACGGACGTTCGAGATGGGCCTCGGCGCACCCATCCCCGGCGGTTACAGCCGCACCACCCAGGCCAAGCCGGGCAGCTCAATCGTGCTCACCATCGACCGTGACCTACAGTTCATGACCCAGCGGATCCTCGCCGAGCAGGCCCGGCAGGCGCAGGCCAGCACCGCTGCGGCGATAGTGCTTGACGTGCGTACCGGCGAGGTGCTGGCGCAGGCCAGCCACCCCACCTACAACGCGGCGAAGCCGCAGGCCAGCGAGCCCACCGACCGGGAGGACGCGGCCACCAGCTTCGTGGTCGACCCGGGCTCGGTGCACAAGGCGATCACGTTCGGCGCCGCCCTCCAGGAGGGGGTGATCACTGAGGACACCTCGTTCCCGGTGGCCAACTCCGTGGTCAAGGGCGACACCCCGTTCACCGACACCCACTTCGCCAACGGCCGGCGGATGAGCGTGGCCGGGATGATGGCGTACTCCTCGAACGTCGGCACCATCGAAATCGCCGACAAGCTCGGCCAGGAACGCCTGATCGACTACCAGCGGCGGTTCGGGCTGGGTGAGCCGACCGGGGTCGGTATCCCCGGCGAGGCGAGCGGGCGGCTGCTGCCGCCGGAAGAGTGGAGCGACTCGTCGTACGGGTCGGTGCCGATCGGCCACAGCGTGGACGCCACCCCGTTGCAGATGGCCGCCGCGTACGCTGCCATCGCCAACGATGGCACGTACATCCAGCCGCATCTGGTCAAGGAGACGATCGACCCGAAGGGCAAGCGGACCGCAGCGGAGCCGCCGGCGACCCGTCCGGTGCTCAGCCCGGAGAACGCCAGGTCGCTGCGGACGCTGATGGAGGCGGTCACCACCGTGGATCGCGCCACCGGGCTGGCCGCCGCCGTTGCCGGCTACCGGGTAGCCGGGAAGACCGGCACCGGCTGGCGGTTGGTGGACGGCAAGAAGCAGCCCGGCAATGTCGCCTCGTTCATCGGCATGGCACCGGCGGAGAATCCGCGGTACGTGATCGCGGTCTTCGTACACAGCCCCGGCGGTGGCGGCGGCGAGGTGGCGGCACCGGCCTTCCGGGACATGATGACCTTCACCCTGCGCCACTTCAAGGTGCCGCCGTCGACGGAACCGGCACCGAAGTTCACCGTCTTCCCCTAG
- the mraZ gene encoding division/cell wall cluster transcriptional repressor MraZ, with protein sequence MFLGTHTPRLDDKGRLILPAKFRDELAGGVVITKGQERCLYVFPTPEFQHIAEQLRAQPMTHKAARAYSRVFFASAHDEVPDKQGRVTIPAHLRSYAGLDRDLVVIGASTRVEVWDKVAWETYLAESEDDFADIEEGVLPGGL encoded by the coding sequence ACTCCGCGCCTGGACGACAAGGGCCGGTTGATCCTGCCGGCCAAGTTCCGGGATGAGTTGGCGGGGGGTGTCGTGATCACCAAAGGGCAGGAGCGCTGCCTCTACGTCTTTCCGACGCCTGAGTTCCAGCACATCGCGGAGCAGTTGCGTGCGCAGCCGATGACGCACAAGGCCGCCCGGGCCTACAGCCGGGTGTTCTTCGCCAGCGCGCACGACGAAGTCCCCGACAAGCAGGGCCGGGTGACCATTCCGGCGCATCTGCGCTCATACGCGGGGCTCGACCGGGACCTGGTGGTCATCGGCGCGAGCACCCGGGTGGAGGTCTGGGACAAGGTCGCCTGGGAGACCTACCTCGCCGAGAGCGAAGACGACTTCGCCGACATCGAGGAAGGGGTGCTGCCAGGCGGTCTGTAG